The Amycolatopsis sp. 195334CR genome window below encodes:
- a CDS encoding nitroreductase family protein: MAAMWTPNYGHPFEPMPYRPARTPAEQSLATAADLRRRMDTRRTVREFSTDPVPEQVVLDAIAVAATAPSGAHQQPWTFVLVSDDEVKQRIREAAEEEERVSYEGRLGEEWLSALRPLGTDAVKTHLTDAPYLIVVFQQRYFLDEHGETHKHYYVDESVGIAVGMLLTALHLSGLAALTHTPSPMRFLGELLDRPRNEKAFAVIPVGYPADDCVVPNLVRKSLDQVLVRR; the protein is encoded by the coding sequence ATGGCCGCCATGTGGACGCCCAACTACGGACACCCCTTCGAGCCGATGCCCTACCGGCCCGCTCGAACGCCCGCGGAGCAGTCGCTGGCCACCGCCGCCGACCTGCGCCGCCGCATGGACACCCGCCGCACGGTGCGGGAGTTCTCCACCGATCCGGTCCCCGAGCAGGTGGTGCTGGACGCCATCGCGGTGGCCGCCACCGCGCCCAGCGGGGCGCACCAGCAGCCGTGGACCTTCGTGCTGGTCTCCGACGACGAGGTCAAGCAGCGCATCCGCGAGGCCGCCGAGGAGGAGGAACGCGTCTCCTACGAAGGCAGGCTGGGGGAGGAGTGGCTGTCCGCACTGCGGCCGCTCGGCACCGACGCGGTCAAGACCCACCTCACCGACGCGCCCTACCTGATCGTGGTCTTCCAGCAGCGCTACTTCCTCGACGAGCACGGCGAAACGCACAAGCACTACTACGTCGACGAGTCGGTGGGCATCGCGGTCGGCATGCTGCTCACCGCGCTGCACCTGTCCGGGCTGGCCGCGCTGACGCACACGCCGTCGCCGATGCGGTTCCTCGGTGAACTGCTGGACCGGCCGCGCAACGAGAAGGCGTTCGCGGTCATCCCGGTCGGCTACCCGGCCGACGACTGCGTGGTGCCGAACCTGGTGCGCAAATCGCTGGACCAGGTGCTGGTGCGCCGCTGA
- the rraA gene encoding ribonuclease E activity regulator RraA, with product MSKNFSTADLVDEHGERLLVCDTQFREFGGHRRFSGPVRTVACNQDNGLVRELLRTPGGGAVLVIDGGGSLHTALTGDLIAGSAVENGWAGLVVNGAVRDSAVLAELPLGIKALGTNPRKSAKTGAGAVDTPVTFGGITFTPGDQLYADEDGVAVLPAL from the coding sequence GTGAGCAAGAACTTCAGCACCGCCGACCTGGTCGACGAACACGGCGAGCGGCTGCTCGTTTGTGACACGCAGTTCCGCGAATTCGGCGGGCACCGGCGGTTTTCCGGCCCGGTGCGGACCGTGGCCTGCAACCAGGACAACGGCCTGGTGCGCGAGCTGCTGCGCACGCCGGGCGGGGGCGCGGTGCTGGTGATCGACGGCGGCGGTTCCCTGCACACCGCGCTGACCGGCGACCTGATCGCGGGCTCGGCGGTGGAGAACGGCTGGGCGGGGCTGGTGGTCAACGGCGCGGTGCGCGACAGCGCGGTGCTCGCGGAGCTGCCGCTCGGCATCAAGGCGCTGGGCACGAACCCGCGCAAGAGCGCCAAAACCGGCGCCGGTGCGGTGGACACCCCGGTCACCTTCGGCGGCATCACCTTCACGCCGGGGGACCAGCTCTACGCCGACGAAGACGGCGTGGCGGTTCTCCCCGCGCTCTGA